Part of the Labrenzia sp. PHM005 genome is shown below.
ACTCAGAAGAAAGGGCGGTTCAAGCGTTCAATCGGCTTCACAGCCTCGGATATAAAATCTCCATAGACGATTTTGGCATCGGATATTCAAACATTACCCGGCTGGCAAATCTGCCGGTCGACTTTCTGAAAATCGACCAATCCATTATCGCCGGAGCCAGCGAAGACCCGCGAATCCGGACAATTCTGGCGTCCACGATAGCCATGGCCAAAGACCTCGACTGCGCCACCGTGGCAGAAGGGATCGAAACGAATTTCCAAGCTGAGTTCGCAACTCAATTGGGCGCAAATTGTCTGCAAGGCTATTATTTTACCGGCAGCCTACCGCTGGATAAATTGTTGGTCTGGCTCGACGAGCAGCCCGGCCCGACAGGGCACCCCTACCTTCGCGAAACGGATGATAAAGTTGCGTGAGCTTGGCCTTGTCGTGAACGTATCCGGACGTGAATCTGAAATTCATTTCACCTCTGAAAGGACATGCAAAGGGCTACTAATTCGAGTATCGCCCAAATCGGCTGACAAGCTGACATATGAAGGTTTCTTCCCACCCTTCTGGCAAATTGCCCAAATACGTTCTTGAAAATTCTCCTGCAGCTGGAAATAGAATTTCAACCGCTTCATGAGAGGTTCTTAAAGCACCACATGTTTGTTATTTGACCAAGCGAAATCCCAGAGAGCGGCCAATTTCCGGGCTATAGGACCTATGCCGAGTATTACTTCAGAGGAAATTTTTCAAATCCTGCTCGGAACTGAGCACTCAGGAAACTCGGCGACCGTTTATCGGGTTTCTTTTGCAGTCCCCAATTCGCTTCTAGGTCAATCACACGGCGGCAATAACGCCGGATTTTCATTTGGAATTGTTCAGCTTGACGCCGGCAGCAACAGTTTTGCCCAGTCGGCCCTGTCGCAAATTCTTCAGAGGGCACGTGACACCGGCGCAATAGACAACACCCAGTATGTGCGATTGAGCCAATATGTTGGTGCGAGCCGGCCAGACCTGGACCCAGTTCTTGCATCAACTTACGCCGCTGACAGATCCTTCCTGAACGACACAGTTTTAGGTCAGCAATATGCAAACGACATCGTCGATCTCTACAGCGAGCAATATATTGCCAGTTCGCTGCTCCCAACTCTGCAAACCTTTCTAACGGTCATCGAAGAGAAATGGGGAACCGGGACAGCCTTTAACATCAGCCATCCGGATTACGCGTCGGCGCTCGCCATGATTACGTCAATCGCAAACCGCTTTGGCTCAATCAATGAAACAACTGCGTATTTTCTGGCGACCGAACCGTCCAGCCTTGCTGTCGTAAAAGCAAGGTTCGATCAACTCGCAACCACAACCGTCGTCAATCCGCAGGATTGGGATCTCATTCTGATCGGCGCGGATCTCTGGCAGAGCCGTTTTGGCGACACTGGCGGTGACGATATTCTCAACGGCACATCAGGAAGTGACAGCTTTTTCGGTGGAGCTGGAAACGACATCGTAACTGGCGGTGGCGGCAATGATGTTGCTGACGGAGGCGACGGCCTCGACACCGCGATTTTTTCCGGTTCCCGGGACCAATACGCCATCTTCACAAGCAGTGACGGCAAACTCATCGTCAGCGATGCGGTCTCTGGCCGCGATGGAACCGACACGGTTGAGAATTTCGAAAGTTTGCAATTTTCCGGCAGCACACTGGATATCAGCACATCCCTGATCGAGCCATCTGACACAGACAACAGCGCCCATCAGATTTACCGCTTTTTCAATTCCAACACAGGTGCGCATTTCTTCACTTCAAACATTGAAGAACGAAACACTGTCATCGAAACGCTGCCCAGTTTTGTTTACGAAGGCAACAGTTACGACAGCAACGCCCTGGCAAACACCGGAAACGCTGTCTACCGGTTTTTAAACGCTGATACCGGAATTCACTTTTATACGGCCTCCGAAGCAGAACGGGACTCTGTACTGGGTCAGCTGCCAAACTATGTTCTGGAAGGTATTAGTTATTACGCTTCATCGGATGGCAGCGCGGACGGACAGGCCCTTTATAGATTTTACAACACCGCCAACGGAACCCATTTCTATACGGTTTCAGAAGCAGAGCGGGACACGATCATCGAAACCCTCGGGCAGTATTCCTATGAAGGTATTGCGTATTATGTCGATCTCGCCTGATTGAAGCCGAGCTGGGCGTTTTCATCTCTGAACGGAAATCACCTATTGCCCTGTCGGAGGTAGAAAATTGCTGTCCTCCGCCGATTTTCGCAACGACGGGCTGGATCGGCCATCGCCGTGCTGATACATGCGGGGCCATGGCAAACGACCCCACCCTATCGCTTGACGACTTTTTGGCAGCTGTCCCGGAGCGGACACGCCTGATCGGACTGGACCTCGGCACCAAAACCATTGGCCTTGCCCTCTCCGATCTTGGCCGCGGTATTGCGAGCCCGATGGAGACCATCCGGCGCAAAAAGTTTACACAAGACGCAGAACAGCTCTTGAAGATCTGTGCTGATCAAGAGGTCGGCGGGATCGTTCTGGGATTGCCGCTCAACATGGATGGTTCCGAAGGCCCGAGAGCCCAGGCAACGCGGGCCTTTACCCGCAATCTTGCGCAAAAAACAGAGCTGCCGATCACCTTGTGGGATGAACGCCTATCAACAGCGGCCGTCACCCGGACACTGCTGGAAGCTGATTCAAGCCGCGCAAAACGGGCCGAAGTGGTCGACAAGATGGCCGCTGCTTACATTCTTCAAGGGTTCCTGGACCGCCTCGGCCATATGGGCCTCGGATCCTAACTTGTGTTTTGGGCCTGTTATTCCAACAGGTTCACCATCCGCATGACACTCAGATTTTGTTGAAAGCGCATCAATGCAGATGATTTTCTTTGCCCTTGCGCCAGTCATTCTGGTCATTGCATCTGGGTACTTGCTCGCACGTGCCAATCTGATCAGCGGTGAGCAGTGGGTTGGGGTTGAGCGCCTCGCCTATTTTGTCCTCTTCCCGGCCGTTCTCTTCCGGACCATTGCGCTGGCCGACTTTTCCAGTGTCCCGACCCTCGACATGGGTGCCGCACTGCTGTCAGCGATCGTGACTCTGGCCGTTGCCTTGCTCGCGGCTCGAACACTGATTGAACGGATCTGG
Proteins encoded:
- the ruvX gene encoding Holliday junction resolvase RuvX: MANDPTLSLDDFLAAVPERTRLIGLDLGTKTIGLALSDLGRGIASPMETIRRKKFTQDAEQLLKICADQEVGGIVLGLPLNMDGSEGPRAQATRAFTRNLAQKTELPITLWDERLSTAAVTRTLLEADSSRAKRAEVVDKMAAAYILQGFLDRLGHMGLGS